In a single window of the Pseudomonas entomophila genome:
- a CDS encoding YeeE/YedE family protein, translated as MQRIIGFLAGALFGMGLLLSGMANPAKVLGFLDLAGQWDPSLALVMVGAIGVALLPMAWARRHSVALLGGRMQLPTRRDIDRRLVGGSLVFGVGWGLAGICPGPALVLLAGGYWQAWLFVAAMLAGMLLVNTVEAKGRWRS; from the coding sequence ATGCAGCGAATCATTGGTTTCCTGGCCGGGGCCCTGTTCGGCATGGGCCTGTTGTTGTCCGGCATGGCAAACCCTGCGAAGGTCCTCGGGTTTCTCGACCTTGCCGGGCAGTGGGATCCATCGTTGGCACTGGTCATGGTCGGTGCCATCGGCGTGGCCTTGCTACCCATGGCGTGGGCACGGCGGCACAGCGTGGCGTTGCTGGGAGGAAGGATGCAGTTGCCGACGCGGCGTGACATCGATCGCCGGCTGGTCGGCGGCAGCCTGGTCTTTGGGGTCGGCTGGGGTCTTGCCGGCATTTGCCCTGGCCCTGCGCTGGTGCTGCTGGCTGGTGGATATTGGCAAGCCTGGCTGTTCGTGGCAGCGATGCTTGCTGGCATGCTGCTGGTCAATACCGTGGAAGCCAAAGGCCGGTGGCGGTCGTAA
- a CDS encoding peptidase domain-containing ABC transporter, whose protein sequence is MSCCRLLLQLHQGREPLIADGHERENVRKSVNSYATACGVNLRMGRLELRRLKAQMLPLAWRTCAGDYVLLARLSPTQALVQSPLSSTPQILSREQLAQSWTGEVIRLRRGGLRFDLSWFIPELLRHRRVLGEVLLCSLLLQVLALATPLFFQAVMDKVMVHRALATLDVLVLALVVVGVFEVVLKGLREYLSAHTANRIDIGLGVKLFRHLLGLPLLYFKQRQVGAIIARVQELDGIREFLTGSLLTLCVDVAFTVVFFAVMAWISWPLTLVVLATLPLYVALAWASAGPLEKRIERQFQTTARNTAFLNETVSSSETIKSLAVEPRMQRRWEAQTAEMVEAGFASQSLGSAISQCVTLLQKVTAVAVICWGAHMVIALELTLGQLIAFNMMLSHVSQPLAKLIDVWQQFVQVRVSVDKLGDMLNLPVEQAQGQQRPSAALCGEVRIEQLAFRYRPDLDLVLDGLDLHIEAGQTLGIVGPSGSGKSTLTRLLQKLYVPDAGRILIDGQPLEQLDPSWLRSQVGVVLQENYLFNRSVRQNIALRHPTASLERVIEVARLAGAHDFILQLPLGYDTVLAEAGGSLSGGQRQRVAIARALMGDPRILIFDEATSALDDESQALIQDNMAQIAAGRTVIVIAHRLSAVRDCQRIIALEHGRISESGSHAQLLANGGCYARLWAMQQAMQQEVQA, encoded by the coding sequence TTGAGCTGCTGCCGCTTGTTGCTGCAACTGCATCAGGGCCGAGAGCCATTGATCGCAGATGGTCATGAGCGTGAGAACGTGCGCAAGTCTGTGAACAGTTACGCAACTGCATGTGGCGTCAACTTGCGAATGGGGCGGCTTGAGCTGCGCAGGCTCAAAGCACAGATGCTTCCGCTGGCCTGGCGTACCTGCGCCGGTGACTATGTGCTACTTGCTCGATTGTCACCGACCCAGGCACTGGTCCAGTCACCGCTCTCCAGCACACCGCAGATACTCAGCCGTGAACAGTTGGCCCAGTCCTGGACGGGCGAGGTCATCCGGCTACGACGAGGCGGCCTGCGTTTCGACCTTTCCTGGTTCATTCCCGAGTTGCTGCGACACCGTCGAGTTCTGGGCGAGGTACTGCTGTGCTCGCTGCTGCTCCAGGTATTGGCCCTGGCAACGCCCCTGTTCTTTCAGGCGGTCATGGACAAGGTCATGGTCCATCGTGCGCTGGCAACGTTGGATGTGCTGGTACTCGCGCTGGTGGTGGTCGGTGTGTTCGAAGTCGTGCTCAAGGGGCTGCGGGAATACCTTTCGGCGCATACCGCCAACCGTATCGATATCGGCCTCGGGGTCAAGCTGTTCCGCCATCTGCTGGGCTTGCCATTGCTCTATTTCAAGCAGCGACAGGTCGGCGCGATCATCGCCAGGGTCCAGGAGCTGGACGGAATCCGTGAGTTCCTCACCGGGTCGCTGCTCACCCTGTGTGTCGATGTCGCCTTTACAGTGGTGTTCTTCGCTGTCATGGCATGGATCTCCTGGCCACTGACCTTGGTGGTGCTGGCGACCTTGCCACTGTATGTCGCCCTGGCCTGGGCCAGCGCCGGGCCACTTGAAAAGCGTATCGAGCGCCAGTTCCAGACCACCGCCCGCAACACCGCATTTCTCAACGAGACCGTCAGCAGCAGCGAGACCATCAAGAGCCTGGCGGTGGAGCCGCGCATGCAGCGGCGCTGGGAGGCGCAGACCGCCGAGATGGTGGAAGCAGGGTTCGCCAGCCAGAGCCTGGGGAGCGCCATCAGCCAGTGTGTGACCTTGTTGCAGAAGGTCACCGCCGTGGCGGTGATCTGCTGGGGGGCACACATGGTCATTGCCTTGGAGCTGACGCTTGGCCAACTGATCGCGTTCAACATGATGCTGTCCCATGTCAGTCAGCCGCTGGCCAAGCTGATCGATGTCTGGCAGCAGTTCGTGCAGGTCCGCGTCTCGGTGGACAAGCTGGGCGATATGCTCAACCTGCCGGTGGAACAGGCTCAGGGGCAGCAACGGCCGTCAGCCGCGTTGTGTGGCGAGGTACGTATCGAACAACTGGCGTTTCGCTACCGCCCAGACCTGGACCTGGTGCTCGATGGCCTGGACCTGCACATCGAGGCGGGGCAGACCCTGGGGATCGTCGGGCCATCCGGCTCAGGCAAGAGCACCTTGACCCGCCTCTTGCAAAAGCTCTACGTCCCGGACGCCGGGCGCATCCTGATCGATGGACAGCCTCTCGAACAACTCGACCCTTCCTGGCTACGCAGCCAGGTCGGTGTGGTGCTGCAGGAAAACTACCTGTTCAACCGCAGCGTGCGGCAGAACATCGCCCTGCGTCACCCCACCGCCTCCCTGGAGCGTGTCATCGAGGTGGCGCGGCTGGCAGGCGCTCACGACTTCATCCTGCAACTGCCGCTGGGCTACGACACCGTCCTGGCCGAGGCGGGTGGTTCCTTGTCCGGCGGGCAGCGCCAACGCGTCGCGATTGCTCGGGCCTTGATGGGCGACCCGCGGATCCTGATCTTCGACGAGGCCACCAGCGCGCTGGACGATGAATCCCAGGCACTGATCCAGGACAACATGGCGCAGATCGCTGCGGGGCGAACGGTGATCGTCATCGCCCATCGACTCAGTGCAGTGCGTGACTGCCAGCGCATCATTGCCCTGGAGCATGGGCGTATCAGCGAATCGGGCAGCCACGCGCAACTGCTGGCCAACGGTGGTTGCTATGCACGGTTGTGGGCGATGCAACAAGCGATGCAGCAGGAGGTGCAGGCATGA
- a CDS encoding YeeE/YedE family protein has product MSDFTPWSALAGGAMIGLAAGLFAVANGRIAGISGLIGSLLQRGGEGRGEKATFLLGVIVAPLLWHLLATMPPVHFTASPWALVAAGLLVGIGTRYAAGCTSGHGVCGLSRLSPRSAVATLCFMAAGFATVYILRHVLAGA; this is encoded by the coding sequence ATGAGCGATTTCACCCCTTGGTCGGCGCTGGCAGGCGGCGCCATGATCGGCTTGGCCGCGGGCCTGTTCGCCGTGGCCAATGGGCGCATTGCAGGTATCAGCGGCCTGATCGGGTCGTTATTGCAGCGTGGCGGAGAAGGGCGTGGCGAGAAAGCGACGTTCTTGCTAGGGGTCATCGTCGCGCCGCTGCTGTGGCACCTGCTTGCGACGATGCCGCCTGTGCATTTCACCGCCTCGCCCTGGGCGCTCGTGGCGGCCGGGTTGCTGGTGGGCATCGGCACGCGTTACGCCGCAGGCTGCACCAGCGGCCACGGTGTGTGCGGCCTGTCTCGGTTGTCGCCACGCTCAGCGGTGGCAACGCTGTGTTTCATGGCTGCCGGTTTTGCCACCGTCTATATCCTTCGTCATGTCCTGGCAGGTGCGTAG